One segment of Streptomyces sp. YIM 121038 DNA contains the following:
- a CDS encoding amidohydrolase family protein codes for MTSATPPPVPVHDLVLRRGRVLDPESGFDAVADVGVTGRSISAVSTAPLTGHQVLDVAGLVVAPGFIDLHSHSHTVAGHRLQALDGVTTALELELGLSPVGEAYRLAATEGRPLNYGFSASWAQARMAAVGGLPHGGGALAALAHLGAAAWQREATRAQEDALLGLLERDLADGALGIGLIVGYAPRVRPEEYLAVSRLAAAAGVPTYTHARSLVEQDPLTPVDGAEEIARAAGETGVHAHYCHVPSTSHRHADRVLAVLERARAAGARVSTEAYPYGAGMTAIGAAFLDPGAVAASGREVSDIVHAATGERVRDLDRLRELRDADPGALAFLHFLDESDAHDRAFLDRALLDPHTVVGSDAMPLTWTDPAADPLAWPLPPGSAVTHPRTAGTFSKTLRRYVRELGSLSLPDAVARASLLPARVLEAGVPALRRKGRVRAGCDADLVVFDPDTVSDRATYADSTRPSTGHAHVLVGGTPVVRHGELLPDALPGRPVRR; via the coding sequence ATGACTTCAGCCACCCCACCGCCCGTTCCCGTGCACGATCTGGTGCTGCGCCGCGGCCGCGTCCTGGACCCGGAGAGCGGCTTCGACGCCGTGGCCGACGTCGGGGTGACGGGACGGTCGATCTCCGCCGTCTCCACCGCACCGCTGACGGGGCATCAGGTCCTCGACGTGGCGGGCCTCGTCGTGGCGCCCGGCTTCATCGATCTGCACAGCCACTCGCACACCGTCGCGGGCCACCGCCTCCAGGCGCTCGACGGGGTGACCACCGCCCTGGAGCTCGAACTCGGGCTCTCGCCCGTCGGCGAAGCCTACCGCCTGGCCGCCACCGAGGGGCGGCCTCTCAACTACGGCTTCTCCGCGTCCTGGGCGCAGGCCCGCATGGCGGCCGTGGGCGGCCTCCCGCACGGCGGCGGCGCCCTCGCGGCCCTCGCGCACCTGGGCGCGGCGGCCTGGCAGCGCGAGGCGACCCGGGCCCAGGAGGACGCGCTGCTCGGCCTGTTGGAGCGGGATCTGGCCGACGGAGCCCTTGGCATCGGCCTCATCGTGGGGTATGCACCGCGCGTGCGGCCCGAGGAGTACCTGGCCGTGTCCCGGCTCGCCGCGGCCGCCGGGGTGCCCACGTACACGCACGCGCGGAGCCTCGTGGAGCAGGACCCGCTGACGCCCGTCGACGGCGCCGAGGAGATCGCCCGCGCGGCGGGCGAGACGGGCGTGCACGCCCACTACTGCCATGTGCCGTCCACCTCGCACCGGCACGCGGACCGCGTCCTCGCCGTCCTGGAGCGCGCCAGGGCCGCGGGCGCGCGCGTGTCCACGGAGGCCTATCCGTACGGTGCGGGCATGACGGCCATCGGCGCCGCGTTCCTCGACCCGGGCGCGGTCGCCGCCTCCGGGCGCGAGGTGTCGGACATCGTGCACGCCGCCACCGGCGAGCGCGTGCGCGACCTCGACCGGCTCCGGGAGCTGCGGGACGCCGACCCCGGGGCGCTGGCCTTCCTCCACTTCCTGGACGAGTCGGACGCCCACGACCGGGCGTTCCTCGACCGGGCCCTGCTGGATCCGCACACGGTGGTCGGCTCCGACGCGATGCCGCTGACCTGGACGGATCCGGCGGCCGACCCGCTGGCGTGGCCGCTGCCGCCCGGCTCCGCGGTCACGCATCCGCGCACTGCGGGCACCTTCTCCAAGACGCTGCGCCGGTACGTGCGCGAACTCGGCTCCCTGAGCCTGCCGGACGCCGTCGCCCGGGCGAGCCTGCTGCCCGCGCGCGTCCTGGAGGCGGGGGTGCCCGCGCTGCGCAGGAAGGGCCGGGTCCGGGCCGGGTGCGACGCCGACCTCGTGGTCTTCGACCCCGACACGGTCAGCGACCGGGCGACGTACGCCGACAGCACCCGGCCGTCGACGGGCCACGCCCACGTCCTGGTCGGCGGCACCCCCGTCGTCCGGCACGGCGAACTCCTGCCGGACGCGCTGCCGGGACGTCCGGTGCGCCGCTGA
- a CDS encoding class I SAM-dependent methyltransferase: MDLLSLAKAVKDRAQEPLTDVLAAARIVTDPRVPLLLVLNRTLFTPLYRASFLAAAAGSGVLQCLAVRPCDLESIAERVGCGTEPADRQRLRAWLEIGVRLGELRTKEGCYLLRSRTAKALAQVANDPVAAALEELLRFHVPALRDAPRMLADGSRFTLSDQDGLVIARSSLVVRGFVEEAVTRTLPRTTPVRLLEVGCGSGAYVRHAAGLNPRLTALAVDLQGEVAERAAKNMAQWGLADRVETRQGDVRTLDLQPQFDVVTLHNNIYYFPPEERAEVLARVRSFLAPGGTLLLTSSCRGSRTLGIEVLNLWFEYASFGGPLPREDELLGQLRAAGFDDVRATGVLPGQPFRVFTGVNAHPGPVGARPASPAPLPPTAEEATS; the protein is encoded by the coding sequence ATGGACCTACTGAGCCTGGCCAAGGCCGTCAAAGACCGGGCGCAGGAGCCCCTCACGGACGTGCTCGCGGCGGCGCGGATCGTCACGGACCCGCGGGTGCCGCTGCTGCTCGTGCTCAACCGCACGCTGTTCACGCCGCTGTACCGGGCGTCGTTCCTCGCGGCGGCCGCGGGCTCGGGCGTGCTCCAGTGCCTCGCGGTGCGCCCCTGCGACCTGGAGAGCATCGCCGAACGCGTCGGCTGCGGCACGGAGCCCGCGGACCGCCAGCGGCTGCGCGCGTGGCTGGAGATCGGCGTGCGCCTCGGCGAGCTGCGCACGAAGGAGGGCTGCTACCTGCTGCGCAGCCGCACCGCCAAGGCCCTCGCCCAGGTCGCCAACGACCCCGTGGCGGCAGCCCTTGAGGAGCTCCTGCGCTTCCACGTGCCCGCCCTGCGCGACGCCCCGCGCATGCTCGCGGACGGCAGCCGCTTCACCCTGTCCGACCAGGACGGCCTGGTCATCGCCCGCTCCTCGCTCGTGGTGCGCGGCTTCGTCGAGGAGGCCGTCACCCGCACGCTGCCGCGTACGACTCCGGTGCGTCTGCTCGAAGTGGGCTGCGGCAGCGGCGCGTACGTCCGCCACGCGGCCGGGCTCAACCCGCGCCTGACCGCGCTCGCGGTCGACCTCCAGGGCGAGGTCGCCGAGCGGGCCGCAAAGAACATGGCGCAGTGGGGCCTCGCCGACCGCGTCGAGACCCGCCAGGGCGATGTGCGCACCCTGGACCTCCAGCCGCAGTTCGACGTGGTGACCCTGCACAACAACATCTACTACTTCCCGCCCGAGGAGCGCGCCGAGGTGCTCGCCCGGGTCCGCTCCTTCCTGGCCCCGGGCGGCACGCTGCTGCTCACCTCGTCCTGCCGGGGCAGCCGCACGCTCGGCATCGAGGTGCTCAACCTGTGGTTCGAGTACGCCTCGTTCGGCGGGCCGCTGCCGCGCGAGGACGAGCTGCTCGGCCAGCTGCGCGCCGCCGGGTTCGACGACGTGCGGGCCACGGGCGTGCTGCCCGGCCAGCCGTTCCGCGTGTTCACCGGCGTCAACGCGCACCCGGGCCCGGTCGGCGCCCGCCCGGCGTCCCCCGCCCCGCTCCCGCCGACCGCCGAGGAGGCCACGTCATGA
- a CDS encoding aromatic ring-hydroxylating dioxygenase subunit alpha, translating into MIPNQWYPILRTKDVKRDAPTGVKRLGEELVLWRDLSGTLVCQSARCPHKGANLSDGRVVGNSLACPYHGFRYDAGGACRLIPALGTEGRIPASLRIDTYEVREKYGLVWLWWGEKREELPDIELPHELAEHPRPYETITWSRPVHYTRYIESLLEFYHVTFVHRDHWANIIDYTFMYGSWRKLWTDGRERYIAANKIVNHRVDVDGTIIRSTFDQCEEGNPSNIWHFDLIYQAPCMTHVRQGLLEVTTWLTPIDEENTQAIMRLWEYPLLKRMVPVKALRPLVLKASLQMEKYVQDQQDNDIMARQEPKVSERGVNKLIAPDEMNAKYLQLRDRLKAEARADAEARAAERAREAAAADPAAPAPTAGGNGSSFANGTSPANGTSATNGSSPGQAPAAARPEKAAARAGGVSESAP; encoded by the coding sequence ATGATCCCGAACCAGTGGTATCCGATCCTGCGGACCAAGGACGTCAAGCGCGACGCCCCGACGGGCGTGAAGCGCCTGGGCGAGGAGCTCGTGCTCTGGCGCGACCTCAGCGGCACGCTGGTGTGCCAGTCGGCGCGCTGCCCGCACAAGGGGGCGAACCTGTCCGACGGTCGCGTCGTCGGCAACTCCCTCGCCTGCCCCTACCACGGCTTCCGCTACGACGCGGGCGGCGCCTGCCGGCTCATCCCGGCCCTCGGCACGGAGGGCCGCATCCCGGCGTCCCTGCGGATCGACACCTACGAGGTGCGCGAGAAGTACGGCCTGGTGTGGCTGTGGTGGGGCGAGAAGCGGGAGGAGCTGCCGGACATCGAGCTGCCGCACGAACTCGCCGAGCACCCCAGGCCGTACGAGACGATCACCTGGAGCAGGCCGGTCCACTACACCCGCTACATCGAGAGCCTGCTGGAGTTCTACCACGTGACGTTCGTGCACCGGGACCACTGGGCGAACATCATCGACTACACGTTCATGTACGGCAGTTGGCGCAAGCTCTGGACCGACGGACGCGAGCGCTACATCGCCGCCAACAAGATCGTGAACCATCGCGTGGACGTGGACGGCACGATCATCCGCTCCACCTTCGACCAGTGCGAGGAGGGCAACCCCTCCAACATCTGGCACTTCGACCTCATCTACCAGGCGCCCTGTATGACCCACGTCCGCCAGGGCCTGCTGGAGGTCACCACCTGGCTCACGCCCATCGACGAGGAGAACACCCAGGCCATCATGCGCCTGTGGGAGTATCCGCTGCTCAAGCGGATGGTGCCGGTCAAGGCGCTGCGGCCGTTGGTCCTCAAGGCCTCGCTCCAGATGGAGAAGTACGTCCAGGACCAGCAGGACAACGACATCATGGCGCGCCAGGAGCCGAAGGTCAGCGAGCGCGGCGTCAACAAGCTCATCGCGCCGGACGAGATGAACGCCAAGTACCTCCAGCTGCGGGACCGGCTGAAGGCGGAGGCCCGCGCGGACGCCGAGGCCCGGGCGGCGGAGCGGGCCCGGGAGGCCGCCGCCGCGGACCCGGCGGCGCCCGCCCCGACGGCAGGCGGCAACGGGTCCTCCTTCGCGAACGGGACCTCCCCCGCGAACGGGACCTCCGCCACGAACGGGAGCTCCCCCGGGCAGGCCCCGGCGGCCGCGCGGCCGGAGAAGGCGGCGGCCCGCGCGGGCGGCGTCAGCGAGAGCGCGCCCTGA
- a CDS encoding DUF4097 family beta strand repeat-containing protein has protein sequence MPAFDTPEPISVSLQLNAGVLRFTAGAGARTVVEVSPSSGFSQADRSAAEQTRVEFAHGRLLIRAPKRRSLFGSGGSVDVTVDLPAGSDVTGDALVADLYVEGELGECVFKTEVGKIHLERAGRLQLNTGYGDVRIGSAIGEADIRVASGDISVGRVDGPLTLRNSSGDSDIEEVTGPLRVTVNRGDITIGRVHDAVAARSVTGDVRLGEVSCGRVELRAATGQLEIGVKSGTAAWLDIHTKVGHIRNSLGASDAPEEPGKAVEIHAVTSRGDIVIRRV, from the coding sequence GTTGCAGCTCAACGCCGGGGTCCTGCGCTTCACCGCGGGCGCGGGCGCCCGTACCGTCGTCGAGGTGAGCCCGAGCAGCGGATTCAGTCAGGCGGACCGCAGCGCCGCCGAGCAGACCCGGGTCGAGTTCGCCCATGGGCGACTCCTGATCAGGGCGCCCAAGAGGCGCAGCCTCTTCGGCTCCGGCGGCTCCGTCGACGTGACCGTCGACCTGCCCGCGGGCTCCGACGTGACGGGTGACGCCCTCGTGGCCGACCTGTACGTCGAGGGCGAGCTGGGGGAGTGCGTGTTCAAGACGGAGGTCGGCAAGATCCATCTGGAGCGCGCCGGGCGCCTCCAGCTCAACACCGGATACGGCGACGTCAGGATCGGCAGCGCCATCGGCGAGGCCGACATCCGCGTCGCCTCCGGTGACATCTCCGTCGGCCGCGTCGACGGCCCGCTCACCCTCAGGAACTCCAGCGGGGACTCCGACATCGAAGAGGTCACGGGCCCGCTGCGGGTGACCGTGAACCGCGGCGACATCACCATCGGCCGCGTCCACGACGCCGTCGCCGCGCGCTCCGTGACCGGTGACGTCCGGCTCGGCGAGGTCTCCTGCGGCCGCGTCGAACTCCGGGCCGCGACGGGGCAGTTGGAGATAGGGGTCAAGAGCGGGACGGCCGCCTGGCTCGACATCCACACCAAGGTCGGCCACATACGCAACTCCCTGGGCGCGTCGGACGCCCCGGAGGAGCCCGGCAAGGCCGTGGAGATACACGCCGTCACCAGCCGCGGCGACATCGTCATACGCCGGGTCTGA
- a CDS encoding PEP/pyruvate-binding domain-containing protein: MTTKATHDARETTEAPAAPLQGAATGLVAVIGGPHGAAPQELGGKGARLDELTRAGLPVPPAFCLTTGLFDLFLRESGLGAELRAAGARDASPASIRELVLAREIPESLARTVVAAYDALGRPRVAVRSSAVREDSATRSFAGQHDTVLDVAGDAALLDAVKVCWASLWSDRAAAYRSGPGPVGSIAVVVQEMVNADVSGVLFTVDPIGGRPHRLVVEACCGLGEGLVSGRVSSDFFVVDDRSLDVVEERVRYKVTKCAPLAPGRIGMTKVDAAERDAPCLTHEQLTALARLALEVREHYGSEQDIEWALREGTLHLLQARPITTRARPEAAGGARSPYPPRHWREQPVEVRQGTLWSRMDIGEIFVGLMSPLGLSFARYYQDHVHGDCARALGVRDIGDVGLHMGYFQGHVYLNISYTAYLLGQAVPTRDQRHFTRRFVSEEVDLATYANPFGTFPGGMEDLLSTVHWLRETAREMVVMKGRARAMVDTRLYEFDRARRLDLTRMSRRELHAELTRYLDYFHDAHVGYMPYYINAFGFYGILTELCAKWLGAAGDNLQNRIKTDMSSLRTVASAQEIWSVAQAAKARPRVMEIIEGAPLEEVADRLRADAEGRVFWETQMEPFLRANGTRGRQEMELTHQRWIDDPSYLFQMIRRYAADGFTADDIMGRSRARQEGDVRAVLGDLPLPRRKTLEGLISMYALCSELRETTRMSMITSIWLVRNVVYEVGRRLVDEGVLHSLDEVAHLDFEDVRRYVAGELSQREAFSREAVEERRRVHEYHNRLPEPPLTFVGEYDSTRAARPVKDGARLTGLGSSPGRIVGRARIVEDLVWQADEFQAGEILVTRHTDASWTPLFAIAGGVVTDIGSMLSHSSIVSREFNVPSVVNTKHATQVINTGDMVMVDGDTGVVEIVEG, translated from the coding sequence ATGACCACGAAGGCCACGCACGACGCGCGCGAGACGACCGAGGCGCCGGCGGCACCGCTCCAGGGCGCGGCCACCGGCCTCGTCGCCGTCATCGGCGGCCCGCACGGAGCGGCTCCTCAGGAGCTCGGCGGCAAGGGCGCCCGGCTCGACGAGCTGACCCGGGCGGGCCTGCCGGTGCCGCCCGCGTTCTGCCTCACCACCGGCCTGTTCGACCTGTTCCTGCGCGAGAGCGGGCTCGGCGCCGAGCTGCGGGCCGCCGGGGCCAGGGACGCGTCCCCCGCCTCCATCAGGGAGTTGGTGCTCGCCCGCGAGATCCCGGAGTCCCTCGCGCGCACCGTCGTGGCCGCGTACGACGCGCTCGGCCGCCCACGCGTCGCGGTGCGCTCCTCGGCGGTGCGCGAGGACTCCGCCACGCGGTCCTTCGCGGGCCAGCACGACACGGTCCTCGACGTGGCGGGCGACGCGGCGCTGCTCGACGCCGTCAAGGTCTGCTGGGCCTCGCTGTGGTCGGACCGCGCGGCGGCCTACCGCTCGGGTCCGGGGCCTGTCGGCTCGATCGCCGTGGTCGTGCAGGAGATGGTGAACGCGGACGTCAGCGGCGTGCTGTTCACCGTCGACCCGATCGGCGGCAGGCCCCACCGCCTGGTGGTGGAGGCCTGTTGCGGGCTCGGCGAGGGCCTGGTGTCGGGGCGGGTCTCCAGCGACTTCTTCGTGGTGGACGACCGCAGCCTCGACGTCGTCGAGGAACGGGTGCGCTACAAGGTCACCAAGTGCGCCCCCCTCGCTCCGGGCCGCATCGGCATGACGAAGGTCGACGCCGCCGAGCGGGACGCGCCCTGTCTGACCCACGAGCAGCTGACCGCCCTGGCCCGGCTCGCCCTGGAGGTGCGCGAGCACTACGGCAGCGAGCAGGACATCGAGTGGGCGCTGCGCGAGGGCACCCTGCATCTGCTCCAGGCCCGGCCGATCACCACCCGCGCGCGGCCCGAGGCGGCCGGGGGCGCCCGCAGCCCGTATCCGCCGCGGCACTGGCGGGAGCAGCCGGTGGAGGTCCGGCAGGGCACGCTGTGGTCGCGCATGGACATCGGCGAGATCTTCGTGGGCCTGATGTCCCCGCTCGGCCTGAGCTTCGCCCGCTACTACCAGGACCATGTGCACGGCGACTGCGCGCGGGCCCTCGGCGTGCGCGACATCGGCGACGTCGGCCTGCACATGGGCTACTTCCAGGGCCATGTGTATCTGAACATCTCCTACACCGCGTATCTGCTCGGCCAGGCCGTGCCGACGCGCGACCAGCGCCACTTCACCCGCCGCTTCGTCAGCGAGGAGGTCGACCTCGCGACGTACGCCAATCCCTTCGGGACCTTCCCCGGCGGCATGGAGGACTTGCTGTCGACCGTGCACTGGCTGCGCGAGACGGCGCGCGAGATGGTCGTGATGAAGGGCCGCGCCCGCGCGATGGTGGACACGCGCCTGTACGAGTTCGACCGCGCCCGGCGCCTGGACCTGACCCGGATGTCCCGCCGCGAGCTGCACGCCGAACTCACCCGCTACCTGGACTACTTCCACGACGCGCACGTCGGCTACATGCCGTACTACATCAACGCGTTCGGGTTCTACGGCATCCTCACCGAGCTGTGCGCGAAGTGGCTCGGCGCGGCGGGCGACAACCTCCAGAACCGCATCAAGACCGATATGTCGAGCCTGCGCACGGTGGCGTCGGCGCAGGAGATCTGGAGCGTGGCGCAGGCCGCCAAGGCCAGGCCGCGCGTCATGGAGATCATCGAGGGCGCGCCCCTGGAGGAGGTCGCGGACCGGCTGCGCGCGGACGCCGAGGGGCGGGTGTTCTGGGAGACGCAGATGGAGCCGTTCCTGCGCGCCAACGGCACCCGGGGCCGGCAGGAGATGGAGCTGACCCACCAGCGCTGGATCGACGACCCCTCGTACCTCTTCCAGATGATCCGCCGCTACGCCGCCGACGGGTTCACGGCCGACGACATCATGGGCCGCAGCCGGGCGCGCCAGGAGGGCGACGTCCGTGCGGTGCTCGGTGACCTGCCGCTGCCGCGGCGCAAGACCCTTGAGGGCCTGATCTCGATGTACGCGCTCTGCAGCGAGCTGCGCGAGACCACCCGCATGTCGATGATCACCTCGATCTGGCTGGTCAGGAACGTGGTGTACGAGGTGGGGCGGCGGCTCGTCGACGAGGGCGTGCTGCACTCCCTGGACGAGGTCGCCCATCTGGACTTCGAGGACGTACGCCGGTACGTCGCCGGTGAGTTGTCGCAGCGCGAGGCGTTCTCACGGGAGGCCGTCGAGGAGCGGCGGCGCGTGCACGAGTACCACAACCGGCTGCCGGAGCCGCCGCTGACGTTCGTCGGCGAGTACGACAGCACGCGCGCGGCGCGCCCGGTGAAGGACGGGGCGCGCCTGACGGGGCTCGGCTCGTCGCCGGGGCGGATCGTGGGCCGGGCCCGGATCGTGGAGGACCTGGTGTGGCAGGCCGACGAGTTCCAGGCGGGCGAGATCCTCGTGACCCGGCACACCGACGCGTCCTGGACGCCGCTGTTCGCCATCGCGGGCGGCGTGGTCACCGACATCGGATCGATGCTCTCGCACAGCTCCATCGTGTCCCGCGAGTTCAACGTGCCCTCGGTGGTCAACACCAAGCACGCCACACAAGTGATCAACACCGGCGACATGGTCATGGTCGACGGCGACACCGGGGTCGTCGAGATCGTCGAGGGCTGA
- a CDS encoding cytochrome P450: MTYHSTCSSPLTLLVDEWGAHPLHFWLRGQEPARAVEFDERLGVWNVYGHREAVEVFGDPGAYSSDVVRHFAPDAPEYERGGMLTQLDPPEHRKLRRIVSRAFTPRLVAGLGPRIGALTHELLDRVGGGPAMDLVADLAHPLPVTVIAELLGVPGEDRELFRQWAEELLARTEVASAGGTAETADMVAAVLDLSARMSAYFGTHAEERRRRPQDDLLTALVQAEVDGERLSAAALGNFAQLLLVAGHITTTILLGNAVLCLDAHSGAWGRVRADRGLVPGVIEETMRLLPPFSIFYRATTRAVELGGRRLPAGQVVALWLGAANRDARVFADPHGFRPERDPNPHLGFGRGIHFCLGAPLARFEARIALEILLERFPGLRTDPRRPPVFQTTPEVVGPRTLPLLTRV; the protein is encoded by the coding sequence ATGACGTATCACTCAACGTGCTCCTCGCCGCTCACCCTGCTCGTCGACGAGTGGGGAGCGCACCCCCTGCACTTCTGGCTGCGCGGTCAGGAGCCCGCGCGGGCCGTGGAGTTCGACGAGCGGCTCGGGGTCTGGAACGTGTACGGCCACCGGGAGGCCGTCGAGGTCTTCGGCGACCCCGGCGCCTACTCGTCCGACGTCGTACGCCACTTCGCGCCCGACGCGCCGGAGTACGAGCGCGGCGGCATGCTCACGCAGCTGGACCCGCCCGAGCACCGCAAGCTGCGCAGGATCGTCAGCCGCGCCTTCACGCCCCGGCTCGTGGCCGGGCTCGGGCCGCGGATCGGCGCCCTCACCCACGAGCTGCTCGACCGGGTCGGGGGCGGCCCGGCGATGGACCTCGTCGCGGACCTCGCCCACCCGCTGCCGGTGACCGTCATCGCCGAACTCCTCGGGGTGCCGGGCGAGGACCGGGAGCTGTTCCGGCAGTGGGCCGAGGAGCTGCTCGCGCGCACCGAGGTGGCATCGGCCGGCGGCACGGCGGAGACCGCGGACATGGTCGCGGCCGTCCTCGACCTGTCGGCGCGGATGAGCGCGTACTTCGGTACGCACGCCGAGGAGCGCAGGCGGCGCCCGCAGGACGACCTGCTGACCGCGCTCGTACAGGCCGAGGTGGACGGGGAGCGGCTGAGCGCGGCGGCCCTCGGCAACTTCGCCCAACTGCTGCTCGTCGCCGGGCACATCACGACGACGATACTGCTGGGCAACGCGGTGCTCTGTCTGGACGCCCACTCCGGGGCGTGGGGGCGGGTGCGGGCGGACCGGGGCCTGGTCCCCGGGGTGATCGAGGAGACGATGCGGCTGCTGCCGCCCTTCTCGATCTTCTACCGGGCGACCACCCGCGCGGTGGAGCTCGGCGGGCGGCGGCTGCCCGCGGGGCAGGTCGTCGCGCTGTGGCTGGGCGCGGCGAACCGGGACGCGCGCGTCTTCGCCGACCCGCACGGCTTCCGGCCGGAGCGCGACCCCAACCCGCACCTGGGCTTCGGCCGCGGCATCCACTTCTGTCTGGGGGCGCCGCTGGCCCGGTTCGAGGCGCGGATCGCCCTGGAGATCCTGCTCGAACGCTTTCCCGGGCTGCGCACCGACCCGCGGCGTCCGCCGGTCTTCCAGACGACGCCGGAGGTGGTGGGGCCACGGACGCTGCCGCTGCTCACGAGGGTCTGA
- a CDS encoding ATP-binding cassette domain-containing protein has translation MTATTRTTGQPRGITAQGLRKAYGGKVVLDGIDLDVMPGTVFALLGPNGAGKTTTVRILSTLIGADGGRATVAGHSLRRAPHAVRAEIGVTDQYAAVDRLLTAEENLLLMADLLHLGRAEGRRRTAELLERFGLSEVGRKRAASLCGRTRRKLHLAMTLVGRPSVVFLDEPTTGLDPRGRRVLWDLIRDLAAGGTTVFLTTQYLEEADQLADRIAVLDGGKIVAEGTAEELKRRIPGGHIRLRFADVRQLDAATDRLGLGTVTRDDEQLTLQVSSDGRIPVLRAVLDVLEGSGIQAEALTVHTPDLDDVFLSLTGHGR, from the coding sequence ATGACCGCCACCACCCGAACGACCGGGCAGCCCCGGGGAATCACGGCTCAAGGGCTGCGCAAGGCGTACGGCGGCAAGGTCGTGCTCGACGGGATCGACCTGGACGTCATGCCCGGCACGGTCTTCGCGCTGCTCGGTCCGAACGGCGCGGGCAAGACGACCACCGTGCGCATCCTCTCCACCCTGATCGGCGCCGACGGGGGCCGGGCCACGGTCGCCGGGCACTCCCTGCGGCGGGCCCCGCACGCGGTGCGCGCCGAGATCGGCGTGACGGACCAGTACGCGGCGGTGGACCGGCTCCTGACGGCCGAGGAGAACCTGCTCCTCATGGCGGACCTGCTGCACCTCGGCCGGGCCGAGGGCAGACGCCGTACCGCCGAACTCCTGGAGCGCTTCGGCCTGTCGGAGGTCGGGCGGAAGCGCGCGGCGTCGCTCTGCGGCCGGACGCGCCGCAAGCTGCACCTGGCGATGACGCTGGTCGGCCGCCCGAGCGTGGTCTTCCTCGACGAGCCGACGACCGGCCTCGACCCGCGGGGCCGCCGCGTGCTGTGGGACCTCATCCGCGATCTGGCCGCGGGCGGCACCACCGTCTTCCTGACCACGCAGTACCTGGAGGAGGCCGACCAGCTGGCCGACCGCATCGCGGTGCTGGACGGCGGGAAGATCGTCGCCGAGGGCACCGCCGAAGAGCTCAAGCGCCGCATCCCCGGCGGCCACATCCGCCTGCGCTTCGCCGACGTCCGGCAGCTGGACGCCGCCACCGACCGGCTCGGGCTGGGCACGGTCACGCGGGACGACGAGCAGCTCACCCTCCAGGTGTCGAGCGACGGCAGGATTCCCGTGCTGCGCGCGGTCCTGGACGTCCTGGAGGGTTCCGGCATCCAGGCGGAGGCGCTCACCGTGCACACCCCCGACCTGGACGACGTCTTCCTGTCCCTGACCGGCCACGGTCGCTAG
- a CDS encoding Ppx/GppA family phosphatase — MRVSVLDVGSRTARLVVVDTGSGAPLPVHTAKWKLRLGEEVEPGGPLGDESVRRLARAVTAASATAERWGAGRPLAFATAVVRDAPNRREVLRTVGARTGVWLRTLPGELEAELTFLGARRWLGWRAGPLVLIDIGGGSLEVAFGRGRLPDFAVSVPLGALRLTHEFFPADAPPTEEAVKALRRRVRHQLRDVAARVRWEGPHTAVATSRTFQQLARLTGEAPGRHGPFVNRTLYRSGLRQARDRLALLPAAERAQLPGISAPRAGQSLAGAVVGHTAMKLMGLKSAAVCPWALREGVLLRHIEDGPQWWDDLGEDGEQTPAEVAPLRVATS; from the coding sequence ATGCGAGTGAGCGTGCTGGATGTGGGGTCGCGCACGGCGCGGCTCGTGGTCGTGGACACGGGCAGCGGTGCGCCGCTGCCCGTGCACACCGCCAAGTGGAAGCTGCGCCTCGGCGAGGAGGTGGAGCCCGGCGGGCCGCTCGGAGACGAGAGCGTACGGAGACTGGCGAGGGCCGTGACGGCCGCGTCGGCGACCGCCGAACGGTGGGGCGCCGGGCGCCCCCTGGCCTTCGCGACGGCCGTCGTGCGCGACGCGCCGAACCGCCGCGAGGTGCTGCGGACCGTCGGCGCGCGCACCGGCGTGTGGCTGCGCACGCTGCCGGGCGAGCTGGAGGCCGAGCTGACGTTCCTCGGCGCCCGGCGCTGGCTGGGCTGGCGGGCCGGCCCCCTCGTGCTCATCGACATCGGCGGCGGCTCCCTCGAAGTGGCCTTCGGCCGGGGGCGCCTGCCGGACTTCGCGGTGTCGGTGCCGCTCGGCGCGCTCCGGCTCACCCACGAGTTCTTCCCCGCCGACGCACCGCCGACCGAGGAGGCCGTCAAGGCACTGCGGCGCCGGGTGCGCCATCAGCTGCGGGACGTGGCCGCCCGGGTCCGCTGGGAGGGGCCGCACACCGCCGTGGCCACGTCGCGGACGTTCCAGCAACTGGCCCGGCTGACCGGCGAGGCCCCCGGGCGGCACGGCCCGTTCGTGAACAGGACGCTGTACCGCTCGGGCCTGCGCCAGGCGCGGGACCGCCTCGCCCTGCTGCCCGCCGCCGAGCGGGCGCAGCTGCCCGGCATCTCGGCGCCGCGGGCCGGGCAGAGCCTGGCCGGTGCGGTGGTCGGGCACACGGCGATGAAGCTCATGGGCCTCAAGTCGGCCGCCGTGTGCCCCTGGGCGCTGCGCGAGGGCGTCCTGCTGCGCCACATCGAGGACGGCCCGCAGTGGTGGGACGACCTCGGCGAGGACGGCGAGCAGACCCCCGCCGAGGTGGCGCCGCTGCGGGTGGCGACGTCATGA